The following are from one region of the Mauremys reevesii isolate NIE-2019 linkage group 2, ASM1616193v1, whole genome shotgun sequence genome:
- the LOC120396362 gene encoding maestro heat-like repeat-containing protein family member 1 isoform X8: MTSHLTESPGPGVNMGLLDRLCQRLTQTIGRTPFRRDRTNPDSIQPGPTDSSVSDTEEQKEAQKQDPGPQTLAAGVGSHCSTFCAEPPDPGTKRKASGSPRGQLAPISEDEEKPRKSRVREALASFIRTMGAHGLLEKSASRPLIDFLVRQCTLILDSTEEADRRRTMELEVRQLCSSTLQCLGDSPRMANGVGQATGPLPQELLARLLVLAASSYMMVQVGRAAMFLPFQLISRFQAGSGRCWDNYMTDMLLYPEDHKTCFCQREWEQQLLQFLEDLLFFISDHTWLGWFIASIRCQLPTVISVPVTRSVSWKELGVSA, from the exons ATGACAAGCCACCTGACAGAGTCTCCTGGTCCAG GAGTCAATATGGGGCTTTTGGACCGTCTCTGCCAAAGACTGACTCAGACTATTG GACGGACACCTTTCCGAAGGGACAGGACAAATCCGGACTCCATCCAGCCAGGCCCCACTGACTCTTCTGTCTCAG ACACAGAGGAGCAGAAGGAGGCCCAAAAACAAGACCCGGGACCACAAACCCTGGCTGCAGGAGTGGGCAGCCACTGCAGCACTTTCTGTGCTGAACCTCCTGATCCAG GCACCAAGCGAAAGGCCTCTGGCTCACCCAGGGGACAGCTCGCCCCAATCAGTGAGGACGAGGAAAAGCCAAGGAAGAGCAGA GTCAGAGAAGCCCTTGCTTCTTTTATACGGACAATGGGGGCACATGGGCTCTTGGAGAAATCTGCATCAAGACCTTTAATTGACTTCTTGGTGCGTCAGTGCACCCTGATCCTCGACAGCACG GAGGAAGCAGACAGGAGGCGCACCATGGAGCTGGAGGTccgccagctctgctccagcaccCTGCAGTGCCTGGGTGACTCCCCCAGAATGGCCAAT GGTGTCGGTCAAGCCACAGGGCCACTACCCCAGGAGCTACTGGCTCGGCTGCTG GTGCTCGCTGCATCTTCGTATATGATGGTGCAGGTCGGAAGGGCAGCCATGTTCCTCCCCTTCCAGCTGATCAGCAGGTTCCAGGCTGGGTCGGGCCGATGCTGGGATAACTACATGACGGACATGCTCCTTTACCCGGAAG ATCACAAGACCTGCTTCTGCcagagggagtgggagcagcagctgctgcag TTCCTGGAAGACCTTCTCTTCTTCATCTCGGACCATACCTGGCTGGGCTGGTTCATCGCTAGTATCAGGTGCCAGCTGCCCACAGTGATAAGCGTCCCAGTGACAAGGTCGGTGTCCTGGAAGGAATTGGGGGTCAGTGCCTAG
- the LOC120396362 gene encoding maestro heat-like repeat-containing protein family member 1 isoform X1, translated as MEEPETRGRRIQQPLRIAALPCLGLLLQTQQCKRLQCQPEMTSHLTESPGPGVNMGLLDRLCQRLTQTIGRTPFRRDRTNPDSIQPGPTDSSVSDTEEQKEAQKQDPGPQTLAAGVGSHCSTFCAEPPDPGTKRKASGSPRGQLAPISEDEEKPRKSRVREALASFIRTMGAHGLLEKSASRPLIDFLVRQCTLILDSTEEADRRRTMELEVRQLCSSTLQCLGDSPRMANGVGQATGPLPQELLARLLVLAASSYMMVQVGRAAMFLPFQLISRFQAGSGRCWDNYMTDMLLYPEDHKTCFCQREWEQQLLQFLEDLLFFISDHTWLGWFIASIRCQLPTVISVPVTRSVSWKELGVSA; from the exons ATGGAGGAG ccagagaccaggggaAGGAGGATACAGCAGCCACTGAGAATTGCAGCCCTTCCCTGTCTGGGCCTGCTGCTTCAG ACACAGCAGTGCAagagactgcagtgtcagccagaGATGACAAGCCACCTGACAGAGTCTCCTGGTCCAG GAGTCAATATGGGGCTTTTGGACCGTCTCTGCCAAAGACTGACTCAGACTATTG GACGGACACCTTTCCGAAGGGACAGGACAAATCCGGACTCCATCCAGCCAGGCCCCACTGACTCTTCTGTCTCAG ACACAGAGGAGCAGAAGGAGGCCCAAAAACAAGACCCGGGACCACAAACCCTGGCTGCAGGAGTGGGCAGCCACTGCAGCACTTTCTGTGCTGAACCTCCTGATCCAG GCACCAAGCGAAAGGCCTCTGGCTCACCCAGGGGACAGCTCGCCCCAATCAGTGAGGACGAGGAAAAGCCAAGGAAGAGCAGA GTCAGAGAAGCCCTTGCTTCTTTTATACGGACAATGGGGGCACATGGGCTCTTGGAGAAATCTGCATCAAGACCTTTAATTGACTTCTTGGTGCGTCAGTGCACCCTGATCCTCGACAGCACG GAGGAAGCAGACAGGAGGCGCACCATGGAGCTGGAGGTccgccagctctgctccagcaccCTGCAGTGCCTGGGTGACTCCCCCAGAATGGCCAAT GGTGTCGGTCAAGCCACAGGGCCACTACCCCAGGAGCTACTGGCTCGGCTGCTG GTGCTCGCTGCATCTTCGTATATGATGGTGCAGGTCGGAAGGGCAGCCATGTTCCTCCCCTTCCAGCTGATCAGCAGGTTCCAGGCTGGGTCGGGCCGATGCTGGGATAACTACATGACGGACATGCTCCTTTACCCGGAAG ATCACAAGACCTGCTTCTGCcagagggagtgggagcagcagctgctgcag TTCCTGGAAGACCTTCTCTTCTTCATCTCGGACCATACCTGGCTGGGCTGGTTCATCGCTAGTATCAGGTGCCAGCTGCCCACAGTGATAAGCGTCCCAGTGACAAGGTCGGTGTCCTGGAAGGAATTGGGGGTCAGTGCCTAG
- the LOC120396362 gene encoding uncharacterized protein LOC120396362 isoform X5: MEEPETRGRRIQQPLRIAALPCLGLLLQTQQCKRLQCQPEMTSHLTESPGPGVNMGLLDRLCQRLTQTIGRTPFRRDRTNPDSIQPGPTDSSVSDTEEQKEAQKQDPGPQTLAAGVGSHCSTFCAEPPDPGTKRKASGSPRGQLAPISEDEEKPRKSRVREALASFIRTMGAHGLLEKSASRPLIDFLVRQCTLILDSTEEADRRRTMELEVRQLCSSTLQCLGDSPRMANVLWPGLLLQLSPAAHGPALPLLLQMLVRVVKRMQEEGRLPLARRCGKENRGCRSSHRATTPGATGSAAGARCIFVYDGAGRKGSHVPPLPADQQVPGWVGPMLG, translated from the exons ATGGAGGAG ccagagaccaggggaAGGAGGATACAGCAGCCACTGAGAATTGCAGCCCTTCCCTGTCTGGGCCTGCTGCTTCAG ACACAGCAGTGCAagagactgcagtgtcagccagaGATGACAAGCCACCTGACAGAGTCTCCTGGTCCAG GAGTCAATATGGGGCTTTTGGACCGTCTCTGCCAAAGACTGACTCAGACTATTG GACGGACACCTTTCCGAAGGGACAGGACAAATCCGGACTCCATCCAGCCAGGCCCCACTGACTCTTCTGTCTCAG ACACAGAGGAGCAGAAGGAGGCCCAAAAACAAGACCCGGGACCACAAACCCTGGCTGCAGGAGTGGGCAGCCACTGCAGCACTTTCTGTGCTGAACCTCCTGATCCAG GCACCAAGCGAAAGGCCTCTGGCTCACCCAGGGGACAGCTCGCCCCAATCAGTGAGGACGAGGAAAAGCCAAGGAAGAGCAGA GTCAGAGAAGCCCTTGCTTCTTTTATACGGACAATGGGGGCACATGGGCTCTTGGAGAAATCTGCATCAAGACCTTTAATTGACTTCTTGGTGCGTCAGTGCACCCTGATCCTCGACAGCACG GAGGAAGCAGACAGGAGGCGCACCATGGAGCTGGAGGTccgccagctctgctccagcaccCTGCAGTGCCTGGGTGACTCCCCCAGAATGGCCAAT GTTTTATGGCCTGGGCTGCTGCTTcagctgagcccagcagcccatggaccagccctgcctctcctcctgcagaTGTTGGTTAGGGTGGTAAAGAGGATGCAGGAGGAAGGCAGGCTACCCTTGGCCAGGAGGTGCGGCAAGGAGAACAGAG GGTGTCGGTCAAGCCACAGGGCCACTACCCCAGGAGCTACTGGCTCGGCTGCTG GTGCTCGCTGCATCTTCGTATATGATGGTGCAGGTCGGAAGGGCAGCCATGTTCCTCCCCTTCCAGCTGATCAGCAGGTTCCAGGCTGGGTCGGGCCGATGCTGGGATAA
- the LOC120396362 gene encoding maestro heat-like repeat-containing protein family member 1 isoform X4, with protein sequence MLGLVLGAIMDLYGQLCGLLVRSGARDQGKEDTAATENCSPSLSGPAASGRTPFRRDRTNPDSIQPGPTDSSVSDTEEQKEAQKQDPGPQTLAAGVGSHCSTFCAEPPDPGTKRKASGSPRGQLAPISEDEEKPRKSRVREALASFIRTMGAHGLLEKSASRPLIDFLVRQCTLILDSTEEADRRRTMELEVRQLCSSTLQCLGDSPRMANGVGQATGPLPQELLARLLVLAASSYMMVQVGRAAMFLPFQLISRFQAGSGRCWDNYMTDMLLYPEDHKTCFCQREWEQQLLQFLEDLLFFISDHTWLGWFIASIRCQLPTVISVPVTRSVSWKELGVSA encoded by the exons ATGTTGGGTCTTGTCTTAGGAGCCATTATGGATCTTTACGGCCAGCTCTGCGGACTGCTGGTCCGGTCTGGAG ccagagaccaggggaAGGAGGATACAGCAGCCACTGAGAATTGCAGCCCTTCCCTGTCTGGGCCTGCTGCTTCAG GACGGACACCTTTCCGAAGGGACAGGACAAATCCGGACTCCATCCAGCCAGGCCCCACTGACTCTTCTGTCTCAG ACACAGAGGAGCAGAAGGAGGCCCAAAAACAAGACCCGGGACCACAAACCCTGGCTGCAGGAGTGGGCAGCCACTGCAGCACTTTCTGTGCTGAACCTCCTGATCCAG GCACCAAGCGAAAGGCCTCTGGCTCACCCAGGGGACAGCTCGCCCCAATCAGTGAGGACGAGGAAAAGCCAAGGAAGAGCAGA GTCAGAGAAGCCCTTGCTTCTTTTATACGGACAATGGGGGCACATGGGCTCTTGGAGAAATCTGCATCAAGACCTTTAATTGACTTCTTGGTGCGTCAGTGCACCCTGATCCTCGACAGCACG GAGGAAGCAGACAGGAGGCGCACCATGGAGCTGGAGGTccgccagctctgctccagcaccCTGCAGTGCCTGGGTGACTCCCCCAGAATGGCCAAT GGTGTCGGTCAAGCCACAGGGCCACTACCCCAGGAGCTACTGGCTCGGCTGCTG GTGCTCGCTGCATCTTCGTATATGATGGTGCAGGTCGGAAGGGCAGCCATGTTCCTCCCCTTCCAGCTGATCAGCAGGTTCCAGGCTGGGTCGGGCCGATGCTGGGATAACTACATGACGGACATGCTCCTTTACCCGGAAG ATCACAAGACCTGCTTCTGCcagagggagtgggagcagcagctgctgcag TTCCTGGAAGACCTTCTCTTCTTCATCTCGGACCATACCTGGCTGGGCTGGTTCATCGCTAGTATCAGGTGCCAGCTGCCCACAGTGATAAGCGTCCCAGTGACAAGGTCGGTGTCCTGGAAGGAATTGGGGGTCAGTGCCTAG
- the LOC120396362 gene encoding maestro heat-like repeat-containing protein family member 1 isoform X3, producing MEEPETRGRRIQQPLRIAALPCLGLLLQTQQCKRLQCQPEMTSHLTESPGPGRTPFRRDRTNPDSIQPGPTDSSVSDTEEQKEAQKQDPGPQTLAAGVGSHCSTFCAEPPDPGTKRKASGSPRGQLAPISEDEEKPRKSRVREALASFIRTMGAHGLLEKSASRPLIDFLVRQCTLILDSTEEADRRRTMELEVRQLCSSTLQCLGDSPRMANGVGQATGPLPQELLARLLVLAASSYMMVQVGRAAMFLPFQLISRFQAGSGRCWDNYMTDMLLYPEDHKTCFCQREWEQQLLQFLEDLLFFISDHTWLGWFIASIRCQLPTVISVPVTRSVSWKELGVSA from the exons ATGGAGGAG ccagagaccaggggaAGGAGGATACAGCAGCCACTGAGAATTGCAGCCCTTCCCTGTCTGGGCCTGCTGCTTCAG ACACAGCAGTGCAagagactgcagtgtcagccagaGATGACAAGCCACCTGACAGAGTCTCCTGGTCCAG GACGGACACCTTTCCGAAGGGACAGGACAAATCCGGACTCCATCCAGCCAGGCCCCACTGACTCTTCTGTCTCAG ACACAGAGGAGCAGAAGGAGGCCCAAAAACAAGACCCGGGACCACAAACCCTGGCTGCAGGAGTGGGCAGCCACTGCAGCACTTTCTGTGCTGAACCTCCTGATCCAG GCACCAAGCGAAAGGCCTCTGGCTCACCCAGGGGACAGCTCGCCCCAATCAGTGAGGACGAGGAAAAGCCAAGGAAGAGCAGA GTCAGAGAAGCCCTTGCTTCTTTTATACGGACAATGGGGGCACATGGGCTCTTGGAGAAATCTGCATCAAGACCTTTAATTGACTTCTTGGTGCGTCAGTGCACCCTGATCCTCGACAGCACG GAGGAAGCAGACAGGAGGCGCACCATGGAGCTGGAGGTccgccagctctgctccagcaccCTGCAGTGCCTGGGTGACTCCCCCAGAATGGCCAAT GGTGTCGGTCAAGCCACAGGGCCACTACCCCAGGAGCTACTGGCTCGGCTGCTG GTGCTCGCTGCATCTTCGTATATGATGGTGCAGGTCGGAAGGGCAGCCATGTTCCTCCCCTTCCAGCTGATCAGCAGGTTCCAGGCTGGGTCGGGCCGATGCTGGGATAACTACATGACGGACATGCTCCTTTACCCGGAAG ATCACAAGACCTGCTTCTGCcagagggagtgggagcagcagctgctgcag TTCCTGGAAGACCTTCTCTTCTTCATCTCGGACCATACCTGGCTGGGCTGGTTCATCGCTAGTATCAGGTGCCAGCTGCCCACAGTGATAAGCGTCCCAGTGACAAGGTCGGTGTCCTGGAAGGAATTGGGGGTCAGTGCCTAG
- the LOC120396362 gene encoding maestro heat-like repeat-containing protein family member 1 isoform X7, translating into MNLHVPGESGSPDGGARDQGKEDTAATENCSPSLSGPAASGRTPFRRDRTNPDSIQPGPTDSSVSDTEEQKEAQKQDPGPQTLAAGVGSHCSTFCAEPPDPGTKRKASGSPRGQLAPISEDEEKPRKSRVREALASFIRTMGAHGLLEKSASRPLIDFLVRQCTLILDSTEEADRRRTMELEVRQLCSSTLQCLGDSPRMANGVGQATGPLPQELLARLLVLAASSYMMVQVGRAAMFLPFQLISRFQAGSGRCWDNYMTDMLLYPEDHKTCFCQREWEQQLLQFLEDLLFFISDHTWLGWFIASIRCQLPTVISVPVTRSVSWKELGVSA; encoded by the exons ATGAATCTCCATGTGCCTGGGGAGTCAGGGTCTCCTGATGGAGGAG ccagagaccaggggaAGGAGGATACAGCAGCCACTGAGAATTGCAGCCCTTCCCTGTCTGGGCCTGCTGCTTCAG GACGGACACCTTTCCGAAGGGACAGGACAAATCCGGACTCCATCCAGCCAGGCCCCACTGACTCTTCTGTCTCAG ACACAGAGGAGCAGAAGGAGGCCCAAAAACAAGACCCGGGACCACAAACCCTGGCTGCAGGAGTGGGCAGCCACTGCAGCACTTTCTGTGCTGAACCTCCTGATCCAG GCACCAAGCGAAAGGCCTCTGGCTCACCCAGGGGACAGCTCGCCCCAATCAGTGAGGACGAGGAAAAGCCAAGGAAGAGCAGA GTCAGAGAAGCCCTTGCTTCTTTTATACGGACAATGGGGGCACATGGGCTCTTGGAGAAATCTGCATCAAGACCTTTAATTGACTTCTTGGTGCGTCAGTGCACCCTGATCCTCGACAGCACG GAGGAAGCAGACAGGAGGCGCACCATGGAGCTGGAGGTccgccagctctgctccagcaccCTGCAGTGCCTGGGTGACTCCCCCAGAATGGCCAAT GGTGTCGGTCAAGCCACAGGGCCACTACCCCAGGAGCTACTGGCTCGGCTGCTG GTGCTCGCTGCATCTTCGTATATGATGGTGCAGGTCGGAAGGGCAGCCATGTTCCTCCCCTTCCAGCTGATCAGCAGGTTCCAGGCTGGGTCGGGCCGATGCTGGGATAACTACATGACGGACATGCTCCTTTACCCGGAAG ATCACAAGACCTGCTTCTGCcagagggagtgggagcagcagctgctgcag TTCCTGGAAGACCTTCTCTTCTTCATCTCGGACCATACCTGGCTGGGCTGGTTCATCGCTAGTATCAGGTGCCAGCTGCCCACAGTGATAAGCGTCCCAGTGACAAGGTCGGTGTCCTGGAAGGAATTGGGGGTCAGTGCCTAG
- the LOC120396362 gene encoding maestro heat-like repeat-containing protein family member 1 isoform X2, translated as MEEPETRGRRIQQPLRIAALPCLGLLLQTQQCKRLQCQPEMTSHLTESPGPGVNMGLLDRLCQRLTQTIGRTPFRRDRTNPDSIQPGPTDSSVSDTEEQKEAQKQDPGPQTLAAGVGSHCSTFCAEPPDPGTKRKASGSPRGQLAPISEDEEKPRKSRVREALASFIRTMGAHGLLEKSASRPLIDFLVRQCTLILDSTEEADRRRTMELEVRQLCSSTLQCLGDSPRMANGVGQATGPLPQELLARLLVLAASSYMMVQVGRAAMFLPFQLISRFQAGSGRCWDNYMTDMLLYPEDHKTCFCQREWEQQLLQFLEDLLFFISDHTWLGWFIASIRCQLPTVISVPVTRASSPSAGAPC; from the exons ATGGAGGAG ccagagaccaggggaAGGAGGATACAGCAGCCACTGAGAATTGCAGCCCTTCCCTGTCTGGGCCTGCTGCTTCAG ACACAGCAGTGCAagagactgcagtgtcagccagaGATGACAAGCCACCTGACAGAGTCTCCTGGTCCAG GAGTCAATATGGGGCTTTTGGACCGTCTCTGCCAAAGACTGACTCAGACTATTG GACGGACACCTTTCCGAAGGGACAGGACAAATCCGGACTCCATCCAGCCAGGCCCCACTGACTCTTCTGTCTCAG ACACAGAGGAGCAGAAGGAGGCCCAAAAACAAGACCCGGGACCACAAACCCTGGCTGCAGGAGTGGGCAGCCACTGCAGCACTTTCTGTGCTGAACCTCCTGATCCAG GCACCAAGCGAAAGGCCTCTGGCTCACCCAGGGGACAGCTCGCCCCAATCAGTGAGGACGAGGAAAAGCCAAGGAAGAGCAGA GTCAGAGAAGCCCTTGCTTCTTTTATACGGACAATGGGGGCACATGGGCTCTTGGAGAAATCTGCATCAAGACCTTTAATTGACTTCTTGGTGCGTCAGTGCACCCTGATCCTCGACAGCACG GAGGAAGCAGACAGGAGGCGCACCATGGAGCTGGAGGTccgccagctctgctccagcaccCTGCAGTGCCTGGGTGACTCCCCCAGAATGGCCAAT GGTGTCGGTCAAGCCACAGGGCCACTACCCCAGGAGCTACTGGCTCGGCTGCTG GTGCTCGCTGCATCTTCGTATATGATGGTGCAGGTCGGAAGGGCAGCCATGTTCCTCCCCTTCCAGCTGATCAGCAGGTTCCAGGCTGGGTCGGGCCGATGCTGGGATAACTACATGACGGACATGCTCCTTTACCCGGAAG ATCACAAGACCTGCTTCTGCcagagggagtgggagcagcagctgctgcag TTCCTGGAAGACCTTCTCTTCTTCATCTCGGACCATACCTGGCTGGGCTGGTTCATCGCTAGTATCAGGTGCCAGCTGCCCACAGTGATAAGCGTCCCAGTGACAAG AGCTTCCTCTCCAAGTGCTGGGGCACCGTGCTGA
- the LOC120396362 gene encoding maestro heat-like repeat-containing protein family member 1 isoform X6, with protein sequence MDLYGQLCGLLVRSGARDQGKEDTAATENCSPSLSGPAASGRTPFRRDRTNPDSIQPGPTDSSVSDTEEQKEAQKQDPGPQTLAAGVGSHCSTFCAEPPDPGTKRKASGSPRGQLAPISEDEEKPRKSRVREALASFIRTMGAHGLLEKSASRPLIDFLVRQCTLILDSTEEADRRRTMELEVRQLCSSTLQCLGDSPRMANGVGQATGPLPQELLARLLVLAASSYMMVQVGRAAMFLPFQLISRFQAGSGRCWDNYMTDMLLYPEDHKTCFCQREWEQQLLQFLEDLLFFISDHTWLGWFIASIRCQLPTVISVPVTRSVSWKELGVSA encoded by the exons ATGGATCTTTACGGCCAGCTCTGCGGACTGCTGGTCCGGTCTGGAG ccagagaccaggggaAGGAGGATACAGCAGCCACTGAGAATTGCAGCCCTTCCCTGTCTGGGCCTGCTGCTTCAG GACGGACACCTTTCCGAAGGGACAGGACAAATCCGGACTCCATCCAGCCAGGCCCCACTGACTCTTCTGTCTCAG ACACAGAGGAGCAGAAGGAGGCCCAAAAACAAGACCCGGGACCACAAACCCTGGCTGCAGGAGTGGGCAGCCACTGCAGCACTTTCTGTGCTGAACCTCCTGATCCAG GCACCAAGCGAAAGGCCTCTGGCTCACCCAGGGGACAGCTCGCCCCAATCAGTGAGGACGAGGAAAAGCCAAGGAAGAGCAGA GTCAGAGAAGCCCTTGCTTCTTTTATACGGACAATGGGGGCACATGGGCTCTTGGAGAAATCTGCATCAAGACCTTTAATTGACTTCTTGGTGCGTCAGTGCACCCTGATCCTCGACAGCACG GAGGAAGCAGACAGGAGGCGCACCATGGAGCTGGAGGTccgccagctctgctccagcaccCTGCAGTGCCTGGGTGACTCCCCCAGAATGGCCAAT GGTGTCGGTCAAGCCACAGGGCCACTACCCCAGGAGCTACTGGCTCGGCTGCTG GTGCTCGCTGCATCTTCGTATATGATGGTGCAGGTCGGAAGGGCAGCCATGTTCCTCCCCTTCCAGCTGATCAGCAGGTTCCAGGCTGGGTCGGGCCGATGCTGGGATAACTACATGACGGACATGCTCCTTTACCCGGAAG ATCACAAGACCTGCTTCTGCcagagggagtgggagcagcagctgctgcag TTCCTGGAAGACCTTCTCTTCTTCATCTCGGACCATACCTGGCTGGGCTGGTTCATCGCTAGTATCAGGTGCCAGCTGCCCACAGTGATAAGCGTCCCAGTGACAAGGTCGGTGTCCTGGAAGGAATTGGGGGTCAGTGCCTAG